The proteins below come from a single Chelmon rostratus isolate fCheRos1 chromosome 12, fCheRos1.pri, whole genome shotgun sequence genomic window:
- the LOC121615123 gene encoding mitochondrial fission factor homolog A-like, whose protein sequence is MSGPTFTSPSADVAEMNRIHYELEYTEGISQRMRIPETLKVAPDKQTGALPLQQPLPIHTTLMQVPERIVVAGDDGDPLFSRPRDLDLIQSIPSVDLLSMKAPPRVLTLTEQPLDSLETEQTASSQSNPSQAAHFHARSRRERSASENMSGRHSSHMGRGDISVTPSPSAPPVRLCPPLCSPEDANINLFTAAGFLSYIQSTTRRAYQQVLEVLDDSHRRTHLDLALDINPDESGVMDASSLRRQIVKLNRRLQLLEEENKERSKREVILYSATVAFWLINTWIWFRR, encoded by the exons ATGAGTGGGCCAACCTTCACCTCCCCCTCTGCAGATGTGGCTGAGATGAACCGCATCCATTATGAGTTGGAGTACACAGAGGGGATCAGCCAGCGCATGCGAATCCCCGAGACCCTCAAGGTGGCCCCGGACAAGCAAACAGGAGCTCTGCCACTTCAGCAACCCCTGCCCATTCACACAACTCTGATGCAGGTGCCAGAGAGGATCGTCGTAGCAG GTGATGATGGGGATCCTCTATTTTCTCGTCCCCGAGACTTAGACCTGATTCAGTCCATCCCTTCTGTGGACCTCCTGAGCATGAAGGCCCCACCTCGTGTCCTCACCCTTACAGAACAGCCACTGGACTCCCttgaaactgaacaaacagcctCTTCACAGAGCAATCCCAGCCAGGCG GCCCACTTTCATGCTCGGTCTCGAAGGGAACGTAGTGCAAGTGAGAACATGTCTGGTCGCCACAGCAGTCACATGGGCAGAGGTGACATAAG TGTAACCCCTTCCCCTTCTGCCCCCCCAGTCCGCTTGTGTCCCCCTCTCTGTTCCCCTGAGGATGCAAACATCAACCTATTCACAGCTGCGGGCTTCCTGTCTTACATCCAGTCAACAACACGCCGGGCATACCAGCAAGTCCTCGAGGTGCTGGACGACAGCCACCGCAG GACACACCTGGATCTGGCCCTGGATATAAACCCCGATGAGTCTGGCGTAATGGATGCCTCCTCACTGCGACGACAG ATTGTGAAGTTAAACCGgcgtctgcagctgctggaggaagaaaacaaagaacgCTCCAAGCGAGAGGTGATCCTGTATTCTGCTACTGTGGCATTCTGGCTTATTAACACCTGGATCTGGTTCCGTCGCTAA
- the zgc:110269 gene encoding probable flap endonuclease 1 homolog codes for MGITKLADLIRSEAPSAISYKDISDYTGKVIALDTSIVVNQFRAATPSLSPLTGVFFRTLTFLEHDIRPVFVFDGKPPGEKTPVLKKRAEAAGWSSPNRTGTASSQTKECLHLLKLLGVPVIQAPGDAEALCACLVREGTVDAVASEDMDTLPFGASIVIRQLNAKRDSDVIEYCLPKLLEKLQITHQEFVDLCILLGCDYCDKIAGLGPKRALTLIQKHRTIENVVLHVNRKTHPVPQFWKYREARKIFLEAPQTVAPELTWTEPDEEALVGFLCHVKHIKEDRVRHRMEKFRQMRESKREEREKERAAGRSRQTRMEDFFRVTRKRRQSVEAAESAELSSNTKRPKSK; via the exons ATGGGAATCACTAAACTAGCAGATTTGATCCGCTCTGAAGCTCCCAGCGCGATTTCTTATAAGGATATCAGTGACTACACCG GAAAAGTAATCGCACTGGATACATCTATTGTTGTGAACCAGTTCCGTGCAGCGACGCCTTCTCTCAG ccccctgacaggtgtgtttttcCGCACGCTCACCTTCCTAGAGCATGACATAAGGccagtctttgtgtttgatgGAAAGCCTCCTGGGGAAAAGACACCTGTT cttAAGAAGAGAGCTGAAGCAGCTGGTTGGAGCTCCCCCAACCGCACAGGCACAG CATCATCCCAGACCAAAGAATGTCTCCATCTCCTGAAGCTTCTGGGTGTACCTGTCATCCAG GCTCCAGGGGACGCAGAGGCACTCTGTGCCTGCCTAGTGAGAGAGGGGACTGTAGACGCCGTGGCATCAGAGGACATGGACACGCTGCCGTTTGGAGCCAGTATTGTTATTCGCCAGCTGAATGCCAAGAGGGACAG tGACGTCATTGAATATTGTTTACCCAAGCTGTTAGAGAAACTCCAGATTACTCACCAGGAG TTTGTTGACCTGTGTATTTTGTTGGGCTGTGACTACTGTGATAAGATCGCCGGTTTGGGTCCTAAGAGAGCTCTGACACTAATCCAGAAGCACCGCACTATTGAGAATGTGGTTTTGCATGTCAACAGAAAG ACCCATCCTGTGCCACAATTCTGGAAGTACCGAGAAGCACGGAAGATATTCTTAGAAGCACCACAAACCGTAGCTCCTGAACTCACCTGGACTGAGCCAGATGAAGAAGCCTTGGTCGGGTTCCTCTGCCATGTCAAACACATTAA GGAGGACAGGGTCCGTCATCGAATGGAGAAGTTCCGTCAGATGCGGGAAAGCAagcgggaggagagggaaaaggaaagggcAGCAGGACGTAGCAGACAGACTCGCATGGAGGACTTCTTTAGAGTTACCAGAAAGAGACGTCAG TCTGTGGAAGCTGCAGAATCTGCAGAATtaagcagcaacacaaagaggCCAAAGTCAAAATAA
- the agfg1b gene encoding arf-GAP domain and FG repeat-containing protein 1b, with amino-acid sequence MATSAKRKQEETHLKMLREMTSLPANRKCFDCDQRGPTYVNMTVGSFVCTTCSGILRGLNPPHRVKSISMTTFTHQEIEFLQKHSNEVCKHIWLGLYDDRTSVVPDFREPQKVKEFLQEKYEKKRWYVPPDQARSVVSVQASVSGSSASSTGSTPEVQPLKTLQLNKTPLRQSPGLARSQAHSAAQEKKFDLLSDLGGDIFAAPPTQTSSSANFANFAHFPSQSAPQGNSNTNFANFEAFGNTAIPSHLSTSPPSKSFSSGGGVPIPTMSSAVPAQSQIGSCTEDRYAALAELDNELSTTVSTGSSVQGNIFGPVLGSSPAQNAPVLPSMQPGFGAVPSTNPFVAAAVAPEMATNPFQTNGRAPAAASFGTGSMSMPAGFGNASSYCLPTSFSGNFQQQFPGQAPIPYSQPGAYHPQSNGPAFSVYGQNKPTMTPFGQPMAGPGMSNNPFMAGAPAGSFPSGGSSTNPFL; translated from the exons ATGGCAACGAGTGCGAAGCGAAAGCAGGAGGAGACTCATCTGAAGATGCTCCGGGAAATGACTAGCCTGCCCGCGAATAGGAAATGCTTCGACTGCGACCAGCGCGGCCCGACCTATGTCAACATGACAGTGGGCTCCTTCGTCTGCACCACCTGCTCTGGGATCTT GCGAGGACTGAATCCCCCACACAGAGTGAAGTCCATCTCTATGACCACGTTCACACATCAGGAAATCGAGTTcctacagaaacacagcaatgaG GTCTGTAAACACATCTGGTTGGGCCTCTATGACGACAGGACATCAGTTGTTCCAGATTTCCGAGAACCGCAGAAAGTAAAAGAGTTTCTTCAGGAAAAATACGAAAAGAAAAGATG GTATGTTCCTCCAGACCAGGCAAGATCAGTAGTAAGTGTCCAGGCCTCTGTGTCCGGCTCCTCTGCCAGCAGTACTGGTAGTACCCCAGAAGTCCAACCCCTCAAGACCCTGCAGCTCAACAAGACCCCGCTGCGCCAG TCTCCAGGGCTTGCTCGTTCCCAGGCTCACAGCGCTGCTCAGGAGAAGAAATTTGACTTGCTCTCTGACCTGGGAGGAGACATCTTTGCTGCCCCACCCACTCAAACTTCCAGTTCTGCAAACTTTGCCAACTTTGCACATTTTCCAAGCCAGTCGG CACCTCAGGGTAATTCAAATACCAACTTTGCCAACTTTGAGGCATTTGGAAACACTGCAATTCCATCCCATCTGAGCACGTCACCCCCCTCAAAGTCCTTTTCATCAG GGGGAGGCGTTCCAATCCCGACAATGTCTAGTGCCGTCCCTGCCCAGTCCCAGATAGGAAGCTGCACAGAGGATCGCTATGCTGCTCTGGCTGAGTTGGACAACGAGCTCAGCACCACTGTCtccacaggcagcagtgtgcaggG GAACATATTTGGACCAGTGCTTGGTTCATCGCCAGCCCAGAATGCTCCTGTGTTACCCAGCATGCAGCCTGGCTTTGGAG CCGTCCCATCCACAAATCCTTTCGTTGCTGCAGCCGTTGCCCCGGAGATGGCCACCAACCCTTTCCAGACCAATGGCAGAGctccagctgcag CCTCGTTTGGCACTGGCTCTATGAGCATGCCCGCCGGCTTTGGGAATGCGTCTTCCTACTGCCTCCCGACCAGTTTCAGCGGAAACTTCCAGCAGCAATTCCCTGGCCAGGCCCCCATCCCTTACTCTCAACCTGGGGCCTACCACCCTCAGTCTAATG GCCCTGCATTCTCAGTCTACGGCCAGAACAAGCCCACGATGACGCCCTTTGGGCAGCCCATGGCTGGCCCTGGCATGTCCAATAATCCATTCATG GCGGGAGCCCCAGCCGGGTCGTTCCCTTCAGGGGGTTCATCCACCAACCCTTTTCTGTAG
- the fbxo36b gene encoding F-box only protein 36b: MAALVRWGCETSGQGEVSMVFGCWILRYTKALCQGHYDYLERLSDCLLLWMINDLELEDACQLGPTSHRFKQVTLLFSRVSEESWEQAMQRHCNTVSAEVVSLVPEVGFSSIFFTSELQLQKVTSRRRLQAEEQQKEHVFDPNRKPEESPSESLDSDQTSGSEESHPGDLSLGTATDTGFDATSYCDVDPGPNLEPEAGCDSSMPVSGQSLEDNFVVETQVQNSTPSNSREILVQSHTRH; encoded by the exons ATGGCGGCCCTTGTGAGGTGGGGGTGTGAAACCTCTGGGCAGG GTGAGGTCAGTATGGTTTTCGGTTGCTGGATCTTGCGGTACACCAAGGCTTTGTGCCAAGGCCATTATGATTATCTGGAGCGCCTGTCTGACTGCTTACTTCTGTGGATGATAAATGATCTGGAACTGGAGGATGCGTGTCAGCTTGGACCAACATCACACAGGTTCAAGCAGGTGA CTCTGCTCTTCAGCCGTGTGTCAGAGGAGTCTTGGGAGCAGGCCATGCAGCGTCACTGCAACACAGTTTCAGCTGAGGTGGTGTCTCTGGTGCCTGAGGTGGGCTTTAGCAGCATCTTCTTCACCAGCGAGCTACAGCTACAGAAGGTGACCAGTCGCAGAAGACTGCAGGCCgaggagcagcagaaagaaCATGTCTTTGACCCAAATAGAAAGCCAGAGGAGTCTCCCAGTGAAAGCTTAGATTCAGACCAGACATCCGGTTCTGAGGAATCTCACCCTGGCGATCTAAGCCTTGGCACGGCCACTGATACTGGCTTTGACGCCACCTCTTACTGTGATGTTGACCCTGGCCCTAATCTTGAACCAGAGGCTGGCTGTGATTCCAGCATGCCTGTGTCTGGCCAATCACTGGAGGACAACTTTGTGGTGGAAACACAGGTGCAGAACAGTACACCGAGCAATAGTAGAGAGATTTTGGTGCAAAGCCATACAAGACACTGA
- the grk7a gene encoding rhodopsin kinase grk7a, translating to MCDMGGLDNLVANTAYLKAQGGDDKEMKKRRRSLSLPKPEQCTSMRASLDKDFTSICERQPIGKKFFRDFLATKPEYKLAADFLDELYDWDLAEGAAKDKARQNILNKYCKADSKNFLSFLTGEAADKCKAVTDATFSEVMKSKVLEGVREYLKGKPFTEYQTSPFFDKFLQWKEYEKQPVSDKYFYEFRTLGKGGFGEVCAVQVKNTGQMYACKKLCKKRLKKKGGEKMALLEKKILEKVNSLFLVNLAYAYDTKTHLCLVMTLMNGGDLKYHIYNIGYDGKGGDKGIEMKRIIHYTAQITTGILHLHDMNIIYRDMKPENVLLDSQGQCRLSDLGLAIELAPEKTVTQMAGTGAYMAPEILSKTPYRTSVDWWALGCSIYEMVAGYTPFKGPESKKEKVEKEEVQRRILSEEPKWEHRCFDAVTKDIIQQFLKKKIEERLGMKNNMEDPRKHDWFKSINFPRLEAGLVDPPWVPKPNVVYAKDTGDIAEFSEIKGIEFDAKDDKFFKEFSTGAVAIPWQQEMVETGLFDELNDPNRKEGGGDPDDEKKSGTCILL from the exons ATGTGTGACATGGGGGGACTGGATAACCTGGTGGCCAACACGGCCTACCTAAAAGCTCAGGGTGGTGATGACAAGGAGATGAAAAAGCGCCGTCGCAGCTTGTCTCTCCCCAAGCCTGAGCAATGCACTTCGATGCGAGCTTCCCTTGACAAGGACTTTACATCAATTTGTGAAAGGCAGCCCATTGGCAAAAAGTTTTTCCGTGACTTCCTTGCAACGAAGCCTGAATATAAGCTTGCTGCTGATTTCCTGGATGAGCTGTATGACTGGGATCTGGCTGAAGGTGCAGCAAAAGACAAGGCACGCCAAAACATCCTCAACAAGTACTGCAAGGCTGACTCCAAGAACTTCCTGTCCTTTCTCACTGGTGAGGCCGCTGACAAGTGCAAGGCTGTGACAGATGCCACCTTTTCAGAAGTGATGAAAAGCAAAGTCCTGGAAGGTGTAAGAGAATATCTAAAAGGCAAACCCTTCACAGAGTACCAGACCAGCCCGTTCTTTGATAAATTCCTCCAGTGGAAAGAGTACGAAAAACAGCCCGTCAGTGATAAATACTTCTATGAGTTCAGAACTCTGGGCAAAGGAGGCTTCGGAGAG GTATGCGCTGTTCAGGTGAAGAACACAGGCCAGATGTATGCCTGCAAGAAGTTGTGTAAAAAGCGACTGAAGAAGAAGGGCGGTGAGAAGATGGCCCTGTTGGAGAAGAAGATCCTGGAGAAGGTCAACAGCCTGTTCCTGGTCAACTTGGCCTACGCTTATGACACCAAGACCCACCTGTGCCTTGTCATGACCCTGATGAACGGAGGAGACCTCAAGTACCACATTTACAACATAGGCTATGACGGAAAGGGTGGAGACAAGGGCATTGAGATGAAGCGCATCATCCACTACACGGCGCAGATCACCACTGGCATTCTGCATCTGCACGACATGAATATCATATACCGCGACATGAAGCCAGAGAACGTGTTGCTGGATAGCCAAGGCCAGTGCCGACTTTCAGATCTGGGTCTGGCCATAGAGCTTGCTCCGGAGAAGACTGTCACGCAGATG gcTGGTACTGGAGCATACATGGCCCCCGAGATCCTGAGCAAAACTCCATACAGGACATCGGTGGACTGGTGGGCCCTGGGCTGCAGTATCTACGAGATGGTGGCCGGCTACACGCCCTTCAAAGGCCCCGAGAGCAagaaggagaaggtggagaaggaggaggtgcagcGCCGCATTCTCAGCGAGGAGCCCAAGTGGGAGCACAGGTGCTTCGATGCGGTCACCAAGGACATCATCCAGCAGTTCCTCAAGAAGAAAATCGAGGAGCGCCTGGGCATGAA GAACAACATGGAGGACCCCAGGAAGCACGACTGGTTCAAGTCCATCAACTTCCCCCGTCTGGAGGCCGGGCTGGTGGACCCTCCTTGGGTGCCCAAGCCCAACGTCGTCTACGCCAAGGATACCGGCGACATCGCCGAATTCTCCGAGATCAAGGGAATCGAGTTTGACGCCAAGGACGACAAATTCTTCAAGGAGTTTAGCACGGGCGCCGTGGCCATTCCGTGGCAGCAGGAGATGGTCGAGACAGGACTGTTTGACGAGCTCAACGACCCCAACAGGAAAGAGGGCGGAGGAGATCCCGATGACGAGAAGAAGTCCGGCACATGTATATTGCTGTGA
- the atp1b3a gene encoding sodium/potassium-transporting ATPase subunit beta-3a, with product MASTEDKPANKENASSWKDSIYNPRTGELLGRTASSWALILLFYLVFYCFLAGMFALTMWVLLLTLDDYVPRYRDRVPFPGLVIRPNSLDIMFNKSDPLKYAQYVQHLESFLQRYNDTEQEKNEDCPRGEYYMQEDSEDMTKKACRFKRGSLSLCSGLSDTNFGYAEGKPCVLLKMNRIIGLKPRGDPYINCTVKRDNPIQMQYFPSEGRIDKMYFPYYGKRAHENYVQPLVAVKLLLTKEDYNKELSVECRVEGSDLRNNDERDKFLGRVTFRIKVVE from the exons atgGCGAGCACCGAGGATAAACCGGCCAACAAGGAGAACGCGTCCAGCTGGAAGGACTCCATCTACAACCCGAGGACCGGGGAGCTGCTGGGTCGCACGGCCAGCAGCTGGG CCCTCATCCTGTTGTTCTACCTGGTTTTCTACTGTTTCTTGGCCGGCATGTTCGCCCTGACCATGTGGGTGCTGCTGCTCACTCTGGATGACTACGTGCCGAGGTACCGGGACCGCGTTCCCTTCCCAG GGCTGGTGATTCGCCCAAACTCGCTGGACATCATGTTCAACAAGTCCGACCCGCTCAAGTACGCACAGTATGTCCAGCACTTGGAGTCCTTCCTGCAAA GATATAACGACACGGAGCAGGAGAAGAACGAGGACTGCCCCCGAGGAGAGTACTACATGCAGGAGGACAGCGAGGACATGACAAAGAAGGCTTGTCGCTTCAAGAGGGGCTCCCTGAGTCTGTGCTCTGGCCTCTCTGACACCAACTTCGGCTACGCTGAGGGGAAGCCCTGCGTGCTGCTCAAAATGAACAGG ATCATCGGCCTGAAGCCTCGCGGGGATCCCTACATCAACTGCACAGTCAAA AGAGACAACCCGATACAAATGCAGTATTTCCCCAGCGAGGGGCGTATCGATAAGATGTATTTCCCCTACTACGGCAAGAGAGCCCAT GAGAATTACGTGCAGCCCCTGGTGGCCgtgaagctgctgctcaccAAGGAGGACTACAACAAGGAGCTGTCGGTGGAGTGCAGGGTAGAGGGCTCCGACCTCCGCAACAACGACGAGAGGGACAAGTTCCTGGGCCGCGTCACCTTCAGGATCAAGGTGGTCGAGTGA